DNA from Helicobacter pylori:
GAGTGGGGCTCTAGGACCGCCAATATCCATTGTGGGGAGCTTATAGACTTGCTTGTTTTTGATAGCTTTGATAGTGGAAAATTTAGGGTTGTTCAACACGTCTTCAGGAGTGAGTGGGCTTACCCACCAAATGAAAATGATTTCAGGGTTTTCTTTAACAATCTTTTCCACGCTAATGTCAGCGCGCCCAAACTTGACGTATTTCAAGCCAAAATTGTCTATGCCTCCTTTTTCTAAAATGTCTGAGCTAATGGCTTGATGGCCGCTAATTTTATTGGCCTTATGGAAAAGCTCCACTCCTTTTTTCTTTTTAACATTTTTCAAACGCTCAGCAATAAAGTCCAAAGTTTTTTGCATTTTGGCGAATTTTTTGGAAGCGTCAATCTCTAAAACCGTAGCTTGAGCTTGCATGGCTTGCATGGCCTCTGCAATCGTTGTCTCTTGAAAAGAAAGGAATGATATCCCAAATTTTTTCGCATGCTCTACCGCTTTAGGGTTACCCACAAAGGTTACCACAAGATCAGGGCTAAGCTTTTTTAATAATTCCACATTCAATGCGGCTGTATGATCGGTGCTCATGTGCTTGACTTGTTTAAGATCTTCGCCTTTGAGAGTGGCTTTAACAATGTCATCTTTAAAGGCATAATCCGAAACGCCTACAACCCTATCCCAAACATTAAACATGGCAGGCACTTCTACATAACTCCCTATGTAGGCTATTTTGGAAATAGGAAGCTTTATGGTTTGCTCCCCGAAATAATCCTTGACTTTGACTTCTTGCGCTGAAGCGTTGCACACATTTAACCATAATGATGAAACAACAAGCGCGCCTAAAGAATAGGAGATTAAAGCTTTTTTAAAGCGAGCGATTAGCATGACAATTCCTTTCGTATGATTTATGAAGCGATTATAACACCATTAAGGAAATACAAGCAGTAAAAATGAAACTTTTTTTCATAAAATCTTAAAAGATTAAATATAAATATTAAAGACTAAAGATTAAAATATGGAAGAGAATTTTAGCTACAAGATCTGTTTTAAGCGTGCGATACATTAAGGGCTAAATTAGCCCTTTTTCAAAAATCAGTGCCATAAGAATGGCTCAATTTCCGCATCATTCAAATCAAAGACCACTTTATAATAATCTTTAACTATCGCATTAATATCCACGCCCTTAAAGGCTTCAGGGTGGGCTTTTAAGGCAATAAAAAGACTAATGAGTGGGGCTCTAGGGCCACCAATATCCATTGTGGGGAGTTTATAAACTTGTTTGTTTTTAATGGCCTTAATAGTAGCAAATTTGGGGTTGTTTAACACGTCTTCAGGGCTAAGCGGGCTTATCCACCAAATAAAGATAATTTCAGGGTTTTCTTTAACGATTTTTTCCACGCTAATGTCAGCGCGCCCAAACTTGACGTATTTCAAGCCAAAATTATCTATGCCCCCTTTTTCTAAAATATCTGAATCAAGGGCTTGATGGCCGCTGATTTTATTGGCTTTATGGAAAAGCTCCACCCCCTTTTTCTTTTTAACGCCCTTCAAACGCTCTTTGATAAAATCCAAAGTTTCTTGCATTTTAGCCAGTTTTTTAGAAGCGTCAATTTCTAAGGCCTTAGCTTGAGCGTCAATATCTTCCATGACTTCTGCAATGGTTTTTTCTTGGAAAGAAAGGAATGATATCCCAAATTTTTTCGCATGCTCTACCGCTTTAGGGTTACCCACAAAGGTTACCACAAGATCAGGGCTAAGCTTTTTTAATAATTCCACATTCAACGCCGCCACATGATCACTGCTCATGGGTTTAATGCGTTCAGGGTCTTTAAGAGTGGCTTTAACAACATCAGATTTAAAAGCGTAATCCGAAATGCCTACAACCCTATCCCAAGTATTGAACATGGCAGGCACTTCTGCAAAGCTGCCCAAGTAGATTATTTTAGAAACAGGAAGCTTTATGGTTTGCTCCCCAAAATAATCCTTGACTTGGATTTCTTGATTAGAAGCGTTAGCCACGCCTAATAACGATGAAACAAGAAGAGTCCCTAAAGAATAAGAGATTAAAGCTTTTTTAAAGCGAGCGATTAGCATGACAATCCTTTCGTATGATTTATGAAGCGATTATAACACCATTAAGGAAATACAAGCAGTAAAAATGAAACTTTTTTTCACAAAATCTTAAAATTTAAAAGGAAATATCTTTTCATTAACTTTTTAAGAATATACTCCACTATGTTTCCGCTGATTGAGTGGAAAGCATAATAAAATTAAATCTATTCAGGTTTAATTTTGATCCAACAAAATTTTAAAACACTTAAGGAGTTGTATATGTTAGTTACAAAACTTGCCCCCGATTTTAAAGCACCTGCCGTTTTAGGAAACAATGAGGTTGATGAACACTTTGAGCTTTCTAAGAATTTAGGTAAGAATGGTGCGATTCTTTTCTTTTGGCCAAAAGATTTTACTTTTGTATGCCCTACAGAAATCATTGCGTTTGACAAAAGAGTGAAAGACTTCCAAGAAAAAGGCTTTAATGTGATTGGCGTGTCTATTGATAGCGAACAAGTGCATTTTGCATGGAAAAACACCCCTGTAGAAAAAGGCGGTATTGGTCAAGTAACTTTCCCTATGGTAGCTGATATTACCAAAAGCATTTCTAGAGACTATGATGTGTTGTTTGAAGAAGCGATCGCTTTGAGAGGAGCTTTTTTGATTGACAAAAACATGAAAGTAAGGCATGCGGTGATCAATGACTTACCATTAGGTAGGAATGCCGATGAAATGCTTCGCATGGTCGACGCTCTCTTACACTTTGAAGAACATGGTGAAGTGTGCCCAGCAGGTTGGAGAAAAGGCGATAAAGGCATGAAAGCAACTCACCAAGGCGTTGCAGAGTATCTTAAAGAAAATTCCATTAAGCTTTAATGGTTCAATTCGCTGTTTAATCAAGAGAAACTTCGTTTTTCTTGATTAAATCCTTTTCTTTTTATTCTTTGCCAGTTTCTAAAATTTTCGTATCGTTTTATCTTTTTATAATTTTTGAATTAATTTTGTTAATAAAGGGGTTTTTATGAACATATTCAAGCGTATTATTTGCGTAACCGCTATTGTTTTAGGTTTTTTTAACCTTTTAGACGCCAAACACCACAAAGAAAAAAAAGAAGACCACAAAATCACTCGTGAGCTTAAAGTGGGCGCTAACCCCGTTCCGCATGCGCAAATCTTGCAATCAGTCGTGGACGATTTGAAAGAGAAAGGGATCAAGTTAGTGATCGTGTCTTTTACGGATTATGTGCTGCCTAATTTAGCGCTCAATGACGGCTCTTTAGACGCGAATTACTTCCAGCACCGCCCTTATTTGGATCGGTTTAATTTGGACAGAAAAATGCACCTTGTTGGTTTGGCCAATATCCATGTGGAGCCTTTAAGATTTTATTCTCAAAAAATCACAGACATTAAAAACCTTAAAAAAGGTTCAGTGATTGCTGTGCCAAATGATCCGGCCAATCAAGGCAGGGCGTTGATTTTACTCCATAAACAAGGCCTTATCGCTCTCAAAGACCCAAGCAATCTATACGCTACGGAGTTTGATATTGTCAAAAATCCTTACAACATTAAAATCAAACCCCTAGAAGCCGCGCTATTGCCTAAGGTTTTAGGGGATGTGGATGGGGCTATCATAACAGGGAATTATGCCTTGCAAGCAAAACTCACCGGAGCCTTATTTTCAGAAGATAAGGACTCGCCTTATGCTAATCTTGTAGCCTCTCGTGAGGATAACGCGCAAGATGAAGCGATAAAAGCGCTGATTGAAGCCTTACAAAGCGAAAAGACCAGGAAATTCATTTTGGATACCTATAAGGGGGCGATTATCCCGGCTTTTTAAGCCATTTGGATAAAATTCATCTTTAAGATGAATGGGGGTTTTAGGCGCTAATCAAAAGCTCTTTTCTTATTGAGTATTAAAAACGCTAAGAGCATTTTTAAAATAAAACGAAAAGAGCTCGCGCTAATCAAGCGATAATTTCTTAAAAAGCGCTATTGGTTGAGGGGAGGAATGGCGCAAAATACCCCCCTATCAGAAAAATTATTGCTATAAAAATCTTAAACAATGAAGCGATTAACTAAAACTCCATTTTTTAAAAACATTAAATAAGACTTTAGTTATCAATATGCGATTAGAATAAAGCCAAAAATACAGCCAATCCCAAAACCTAACTGAAGTTACGCTTTTAGATTTTCCTCTAATAAAGGCTAGTTTTAAACAATTATTAGATTGAGTGAGTTGTAGAGCGATAGAATCAGTTGGAAACAAGTTGGCTGATTGTCTTTAGCGTTTGGGTTAATGCGTTTTTGAAAAGATTTGGGGTTTATTAAAGATAGCCAAGCTCATAGAGTTTGTTGCTCATTTTCACTAACAACCCCCCCAGTTTTGACCCTCCCTCCCCATGTTCTACTAAAATAGTG
Protein-coding regions in this window:
- a CDS encoding ABC transporter substrate-binding protein codes for the protein MLIARFKKALISYSLGALVVSSLWLNVCNASAQEVKVKDYFGEQTIKLPISKIAYIGSYVEVPAMFNVWDRVVGVSDYAFKDDIVKATLKGEDLKQVKHMSTDHTAALNVELLKKLSPDLVVTFVGNPKAVEHAKKFGISFLSFQETTIAEAMQAMQAQATVLEIDASKKFAKMQKTLDFIAERLKNVKKKKGVELFHKANKISGHQAISSDILEKGGIDNFGLKYVKFGRADISVEKIVKENPEIIFIWWVSPLTPEDVLNNPKFSTIKAIKNKQVYKLPTMDIGGPRAPLISLYIALKAHPEAFRGVDINAIVKDYYKVVFDLNDAEIEPFLWH
- a CDS encoding ABC transporter substrate-binding protein; this translates as MLIARFKKALISYSLGTLLVSSLLGVANASNQEIQVKDYFGEQTIKLPVSKIIYLGSFAEVPAMFNTWDRVVGISDYAFKSDVVKATLKDPERIKPMSSDHVAALNVELLKKLSPDLVVTFVGNPKAVEHAKKFGISFLSFQEKTIAEVMEDIDAQAKALEIDASKKLAKMQETLDFIKERLKGVKKKKGVELFHKANKISGHQALDSDILEKGGIDNFGLKYVKFGRADISVEKIVKENPEIIFIWWISPLSPEDVLNNPKFATIKAIKNKQVYKLPTMDIGGPRAPLISLFIALKAHPEAFKGVDINAIVKDYYKVVFDLNDAEIEPFLWH
- a CDS encoding peroxiredoxin; amino-acid sequence: MLVTKLAPDFKAPAVLGNNEVDEHFELSKNLGKNGAILFFWPKDFTFVCPTEIIAFDKRVKDFQEKGFNVIGVSIDSEQVHFAWKNTPVEKGGIGQVTFPMVADITKSISRDYDVLFEEAIALRGAFLIDKNMKVRHAVINDLPLGRNADEMLRMVDALLHFEEHGEVCPAGWRKGDKGMKATHQGVAEYLKENSIKL
- a CDS encoding MetQ/NlpA family ABC transporter substrate-binding protein is translated as MNIFKRIICVTAIVLGFFNLLDAKHHKEKKEDHKITRELKVGANPVPHAQILQSVVDDLKEKGIKLVIVSFTDYVLPNLALNDGSLDANYFQHRPYLDRFNLDRKMHLVGLANIHVEPLRFYSQKITDIKNLKKGSVIAVPNDPANQGRALILLHKQGLIALKDPSNLYATEFDIVKNPYNIKIKPLEAALLPKVLGDVDGAIITGNYALQAKLTGALFSEDKDSPYANLVASREDNAQDEAIKALIEALQSEKTRKFILDTYKGAIIPAF